In the Streptomyces fradiae ATCC 10745 = DSM 40063 genome, CGACGAGTCCGACGGCAACGTCGACAAGGCCGTCGAGGCCCTGCGCATCAAGGGCCAGAAGGGCGTCGCCAAGCGCGAGGGCCGCTCCGCCGAGAACGGCGCCGTCGTCTCCCTCATCGCCGACGACAACACCTCCGGCGTCATCGTCGAGCTGAAGTGCGAGACGGACTTCGTCGCCAAGGGCGAGAAGTTCCAGTCGGTGGCCAACCAGCTCGCCCAGCACGTCGCCGACACCGCGCCGGCCGACATCGAGGCGCTGCTCGCCTCCGAGATCGAGCCCGGCAAGACCGTGCAGGCCTTCGTGGACGAGGCCAACGCCAACCTCGGCGAGAAGATCGTCCTCGACCGCTTCGCGCAGTTCTCCGGTGGCTACGTCGCCGCGTACATGCACCGCACCATGCCGGACCTGCCCCCGCAGATCGGTGTCCTCGTCGAGCTCGACAAGGAGAACGCCGAGATCGCCAAGGGTGTCGCCCAGCACATCGCCGCGTTCGCCCCGAAGTACCTCGCCAAGGACGACGTCCCGGCCGAGGTCGTCGAGGCCGAGCGCCGCGTCGCCGAGGAGACCACCCGCGCCGAGGGCAAGCCCGAGGCCGCGCTGCCGAAGATCGTCGAGGGCCGCCTCAACGGCTTCTTCAAGGACGCGACGCTGCTCGGCCAGCCGTACGCGCTCGACAACAAGAAGTCCGTTCAGCAGATCCTGGACGAGGCCGGTGTCACCCTGAAGCGCTTCTCGCGCATCAAGGTCGGCATCTGAGTCCGTACGCGACGGACACCGGACCCCGATAGGGTCGAAGCAGTCGTCCGCGCACGCGCCGGACGACCGCAGATCTGACGAGGAGGCCATTGCCGCACAGGGACACCAGCACCCCGGCAATGGCCTTCTTCGTATGTGCACGAGGAGATCTCCAATGAATCAGGGCGCCGCACAGAGCGACGACAACACCGGTAAAAACTCCGGGCGCTTCCTTCTGAAGCTGTCCGGCGAGGCGTTCTCCGGCGGCGGCGGCCTCGGCGTCGATCCCGACGTCGTCCACGCCATCGCCCGCGAGATCGCCGCGGTCGTCCGCGACGGCGCGCAGATCGCGGTCGTCATCGGCGGCGGCAACTTCTTCCGCGGCGCCGAGCTCCAGCAGCGCGGCATGGACCGGGCCCGCTCCGACTACATGGGCATGCTCGGCACGGTCATGAACTGCCTCGCCCTCCAGGACTTCCTGGAGAAGGAGGGCATCCAGTCCCGTGTCCAGACCGCCATCACCATGGGGCAGGTCGCCGAGCCCTACATCCCGCTGCGCGCGGTGCGGCACCTGGAGAAGGGCCGCGTCGTGATCTTCGGCGCGGGCATGGGCATGCCCTACTTCTCCACCGACACCACCGCCGCCCAGCGGGCCCTGGAGATCGACGCCGAGGCCCTCCTCATGGGCAAGAACGGGGTCGACGGGGTCTACGACTCCGACCCGAAGACCAATCCGGACGCCGTGCGCTTCGACGCCCTGGAGTACGGCGAGGTGATCGCCCGCGACCTCAAGGTCGCCGACGCCACCGCCATCACCCTGTGCCGCGACAACAAGCTGCCGATCCTCGTCTTCGAGCTGCTCACGGCGGGCAATATCGCCCGCGCCGTGAAGGGTGAGAAGATCGGCACGCTCGTGAGCGACGAGGGCACCCGGCACTGACCCCAGGGTCGCCCCAGCCGGGGATGGACAAAGGCCTGCCGGTCGGACACCGTGCAGGACAAGACGCGACGCAGGTTCCGCGGCCTTCGTGCACGCCGGGACTAACCCCAAGACACGCAGGAGCAAGTGGTGATCGAAGAGACCCTCCTCGAAGCCGAGGAGAAGATGGAGAAGGCCGTCCTGGTCGCCAAGGAGGACTTCGCCGCGATCCGCACCGGGCGCGCGCACCCGGCCATGTTCAACAAGATCGTGGCCGACTACTACGGCGCCCTCACGCCGATCAACCAGCTGGCCTCCTTCTCGGTGCCGGAGCCGCGCATGGCGGTGGTGACCCCGTTCGACAAGTCCGCGCTGCGCAACATCGAGCAGGCGATCCGCGACTCGGACCTGGGGGTCAACCCCAGCAACGACGGCAACATCATCCGGGTGGTCTTCCCGGAGCTCACCGAGGAGCGCCGCCGGGAGTACATCAAGGTCGCCAAGGGCAAGGGCGAGGACGCGAAGATCTCGATCCGCTCCGTCCGCCGCAAGGCCAAGGAGACCATCGACAAGTTCGTCAAGGACGGCGAGGTCGGTGAGGACGAGGGCCGCCGTGCGGAGAAGGAGCTCGACGACACCACCGCGAAGTACGTCGCGCAGGTGGACGAGCTGCTCAAGCACAAGGAAGCCGAGCTCCTCGAGGTCTGATGAACGACGCTTCCCGGGGGGCCCCGCCGCCAGGCGGACACGGGGGCCCGCCCGACCAGGGGTACGCTCCGGCCGCCCCGGCGGGTCCCGTCCTCGATGAGCATGCCGCCCGGCAGACCCGGCCCATGCCCATCGTGCCCGGCGCCCCCGCCGGCGGGGGCCAGGACGACCATGACCGGGGGGCCGCTCGGCTGAGCGGTCCCCTGTTCCGTGACGAGAGGCCGCAGGAGCCCATGCCCTCGGAACCACCGGAGCCCGCCGAGCCGCAGGGGCGTTCGCGGCACCGGCAGCCGCTGCCCCACGAGGCTCGGCCCCACGAGGCCCGGCACCACGGCGCTCAGCCCCACGGGGCCCCGCAGGGCGCCGCGTCCCACGGGGACCCGCAGGGCGAGACCCCGCACCGTGAGGCTCGCCACGACGCCCCTCGGCAGCCCCGGCAGCCCCGGCAGAAGAAGCAGGCCGGGCGCGACCTGCGGGCGGCCATAGGGGTCGGGGTCGGCCTCGGCGCGGTGATCGTCGCGTCGCTCTTCGTCCAGAAGGCCGTCTTCGTCGGCGTCGTCGTGGTCGCCGTCGTCGTGGGCCTCTGGGAGCTGACGTCCCGCCTCCGGGAGCGCAAGGAGGTCCGGGCGCCGCTCGTCCCGCTCGCCGCGGGCGGCGCGGCGATGGTCGTCGCCGGGTACGTCCGGGGCGCCGAGGGCGCCTGGGTGGTGATGGCGCTGACCGCTCTCGCCGTGCTGGTGTGGCGGATGGCGCAGCCGCCGGAGGGCTACCTCAAGGACGTCACCGCGGGGGTGTTCGCCGCCTTCTACGTGCCGTTCCTGGCGACGTTCGTCACGATGATGCTGGCCGCCGACGACGGGCCGCAGCGCGTGCTGACGTTCCTGGTGCTGACCATCGTCAGCGACACCGGCGCGTACGCGGTGGGCTGGCGCTTCGGCCGGCACAAGCTGGCACCCCGGATCAGCCCCGGCAAGACCCGCGAGGGGCTGTTCGGCGCGGTGGGGTTCGCGATGGCCGCCGGCGCGCTGTGCGTGGAGTTCCTGATCGACGGGGGCACCTGGTGGCAGGGGCTGGTCCTGGGCCTCGCCGTCGCGGTCAGCGCCACCCTCGGCGACCTCGGGGAATCCATGATCAAGCGGGACCTGGGCATCAAGGACATGGGCACCCTGCTGCCGGGGCACGGCGGGATCATGGACCGTCTCGACTCGCTGCTGCCGACGGCCCCGGTCGTCTGGCTGCTGCTGGTCGCCTTCGTCGGAGGCGGTTGACAGACAGCGGGTACGCTGGAAGGGCCCGTGCGTGCCGGGAGTCGTGACAGACCCCGGCCGGCGCGGGCCCTTCGTCGTCCCTGCCGCCGCGGGGACGGTCCCCGTGAGGTCTCCTGGCCTTCGGCACCGTGCCGCCGAGCTTCCCGCCGCCCGTGGGACCGCCAGACCTCGCCGTCCTGAGGAGACGCTCAATCGTGGCCCGTCCAGTTCCCGGAGAACTCACCTTCGTCGCGCCCCGCGGAGCCAAGAAGCCGCCGCGGCACCTCGCCGACCTCACCCCCGCCGAGCGCAGGGAGGCCGTCGCCGCGCTCGGCGAGAAGCCGTTCCGCGCCAAGCAGCTCTCCCAGCACTACTTCGCGCGGTACGCCCACGACCCCGGCGCGTGGACGGACATCCCCGCCGCCTCCCGCGAGAAGCTCGCCGGGGAGCTGCTGCCGGAGCTGATGACCGTCGTCCGGCACATCTCCTGCGACGGCGACACCACCCGCAAGACCCTGTGGCGGCTGCACGACGGGACGCTGGTCGAGTCGGTGCTGATGCGCTACCCCGACCGCGTCACCATGTGCATCTCGTCCCAGGCGGGGTGCGGGATGAACTGCCCGTTCTGCGCCACCGGCCAGGCCGGCCTCGACCGGAACCTGTCGACCGCCGAGATCGTGCACCAGATCGTCGACGGCATGCGCGCCCTGCGCGACGGCGAGGTCCCCGGCGGCCCCGCGCGTCTGTCGAACATCGTGTTCATGGGCATGGGGGAGCCGCTCGCCAACTACAACCGGGTCGTCGGCGCCATCCGCCGCCTCACCGACCCCGAGCCGGACGGCCTCGGCCTGTCGCAGCGCGGCATCACGGTCTCCACGGTCGGCCTCGTCCCCGCGATGCTCCGCTTCGCCGACGAGGGCTTCAAGTGCCGTCTCGCCGTCTCGCTGCACGCCCCGGACGACGAGCTGCGCGACACGCTGGTCCCGGTCAACACGCGCTGGAAGGTCCGCGAGGTCCTCGACGCGGCGTGGGAGTACGCGGAGAAGTCCGGGCGCCGGGTCTCCATCGAGTACGCGCTGATCCGCGACATCAACGACCAGGCGTGGCGGGGCGACCTCCTCGGGCGGCTGCTGAAGGGCAAGAGGGTCCACGTCAACCTGATCCCGCTCAACCCGACGCCGGGCTCCAAGTGGACCGCGTCCCGCCCCGAGGACGAGAAGGCGTTCGTCGAGGCCATCGCCGCGCACGGCGTGCCGGTCACCGTCCGCGACACCCGCGGCCAGGAGATCGACGGGGCGTGCGGCCAGCTCGCCGCCGCCGAGCGCTGACGCCGGCGGCCCCGGCCGGAAGCGCCCGATGTAGGCTGAGCTCGAACACGTTCACATTCCGACAGGGGAGCGCCACAGCGCTGAGAGTGCGGTGAGTCCGAGGCCGCAGACCCTCTGAACCTCGCCCAGGTCATTCTGGGTAGGGAGTTCGGTCTTCACTCGAGCTGTTGCGCCCTGCCCGCCGCGCCCGCGGCGGGCAGGGCCGCGTCTCTTCCTGGTCACACCCAGGAGGACATCGGTGGGCACCACCAAGAAGATCACCGCGGGCGCGGTCGCCGCGGCCCTGGGCGCCGTGACGCTCACGGCGTGCGGGGGCGAAGGCGGCGGGTCCGGCGAGAAGCCGGGCGGCGCCGGGTCCAAGACCGTGACGCTCGTCAGCCACGACTCCTTCGCCGCCTCCGACGCCGTACTGAAGGAGTTCACCGCGCGGACCGGCTACACGGTCAAGGTCCTCAAGAGCGGGGACGCCGTCGAGGCGGTCAACAAGGCCGTCCTCACCAAGGGCGCCCCGCAGGGCGACGTCTTCTTCGGCGTCGACAACACCACCCTCTCCCGCGCCCTCGGCAACGACGTCTTCGAGCCGTACGAGGCGAAGGGCCTCGACCGGGTCGACCCCGCCGTCCGGCTCGACGGGGACGGGCACCGCGTGACGCCGGTCGACTACGGCGACATCTGCGTCAACTACGACAAGCGGTACTTCGCCGACCGGAAGCTCGCCCCTCCGGCGACCTTCGACGACCTGGCGAAGCCCGCCTACAAGGACCTCCTCGTCGTGGAGAACCCGGAGCGGTCCACGCCCGGCCTCGGGTTCCTGCTGGGCACCGCCGCCGCGTACGGCGACACGGGCTGGCAGGACTACTGGAAGAAGCTGAAGGCGAACGGCGTCAAGGTCGTCGACAGCTGGGAGATCGCCTACAACCAGGAGTTCTCCGGCTCGGCGGGCGGCAGGAAGGCCGGTGCGGACCGGCCGCTGGTCGTCTCGTACGCCTCCAGCCCGCCCGTCGAGGTCCTCTACGGCGACCCGAAGCCCGCCGAGGCGCCCACCGGGGTGTCCACCGGCACCTGCTTCCGGCAGATCGAGTTCGCCGGGCTGCTGAAGGGCGCGGCGAACCGGGAGGGCGGCAAGGCCCTGATCGACTTCATGATCGGGAAGACCTTCCAGGAGGACGTGCCGCTCACCATGTTCGTGCACCCGGTGGCGAAGGACGCCGCGCTGCCCGAGCTGTTCACGAAGCACGGGGTGGTCATCGACAAGCCGCTGACCCTGGCCCCTGACAAGATCGCCCAGAACCGCGACCCGTGGGTCCAGGCGTGGTCCTCGCTCGTCCTGAAGTAGACGCCCGCCCCGCGAAGGACGCCGCGGCCCGCGCCGCCCGCTCGGCGCGGGTCCGGGGCGGCGCCGTGCGCGGGGCGCTCGCCGCGCTGCCCGCCGCCTTCTTCGCGCTGTTCTTCGCCTACCCGGTCGCCACCATCGTCGGGCGGGGCCTCAAGGGCGACGAGGGCTGGCGCCTCGGACGGCTCGGCGAGGTGCTGACCCGGCCGGACATCCTGGACGTGCTGTGGTTCACCACCTGGCAGGCGCTCGCGTCGACGGCGCTCACCCTGCTGGTGGCGCTGCCCGGCGCGTACGTCCTCGCCCGCTTCGACTTCCCCGGCAGGCGGGTGCTGCGGGCCGTGGTCACGGTGCCGTTCGTGCTGCCGACCGTCGTCGTCGGCACCGCCTTCCTGGCGCTCCTCGGGCGGGGCGGGCTCCTCGACGAGGCGTGGGGCGTCCGCCTCGACACGACGGTGTGGGCGATCCTCCTCGCCCACGTCTTCTTCAACTACGCCGTCGTCGTGCGGACCGTCGGCGGGCTGTGGGCGCAGCTCGACCCCCGGCAGGAGGAGGCCGCGCGGGTGCTCGGCGCGTCCCGCCTCGCCGCCTGGCGCCGGGTCACGCTGCCCGCGCTCGGCCCGGCGGTGGCCGCCGCCGCGCTCATGGTGTTCCTCTTCACGTACACCTCCTTCGGTGTCGTCGTGATCCTCGGCGGGCCCGCCTACCGCACGCTGGAGGCGGAGGTCTACCGGCAGACCGCCCAGCTCCTGGACCTGCCGACGGCCGCCGTGCTCACGCTGGTGCAGTTCGCCGCCGTCGGCTGCGTGCTGGCCCTGCACGCGTGGACGGTGCGGCGCCGGGAGAGCGCGCTGCGGCTGGTCGACCCGGCGGGCACGGCGCGCCGGCCGCGCGGGGCGGGGCAGTGGGCGCTGCTCGGCGGGGTGCTCGCCTCCGTCGCCCTGCTGCTGATGCTGCCGCTCGGGGTGCTCGTGGCCCGCTCCCTGGACGCCTCCGGCGGCCTCGGCTACTACCGGGCGCTGCGGTCGGTGGAGGCGAGCGGCGGTACGTTCACCGTCCCGCCGCTCCAGGCCGTGTGGAACTCCCTGCAGTTCGCGTGCGCCGCGACGGCCGTCGCCGTCGTGGTGGGCGGGCTCGCGGCGGCGGCGCTCACCCGGCGCGCGGGCCGGCTGGTGCGGGGCCTCGACGCGCTGCTGATGCTGCCGCTCGGTGTGTCCGCGGTCACGGTCGGCTTCGGTTTCCTGATCGCGCTGGACGAGCCGCCGCTGGACCTGCGCTCCTCGTGGTTCCTGGTGCCGCTGGCGCAGGCGCTGGTGGGGGTGCCCTTCGTCGTGCGGACGATGCTGCCGGTGCTGCGGGCGGTGGACGCGCGGCTGCGGGAGGCGGCGGCCGTGCTGGGGGCGTCGCCGCTGCGGGCGTGGCGGGAGGTGGACCTGCCGATGGTGCGGCGGGCGCTGCTGGTCGCCGCCGGGTTCGCGTTCGCCGTGTCGCTCGGCGAGTTCGGCGCCACGGTGTTCATCGCCCGCGCCGACCACCCGACGCTGCCGGTGGCCGTGGCGCGGCTGCTCGGCCGGCCCGGTGAGCTGAACTACGGGCAGGCCATGGCGCTGTCCACGATCCTGATGGTGGTCTGCGCGGTCGCGCTACTGCTGCTCGAACGCGTCCGCGTGGACGGCAAGGGGGAGTTCTGACGATGCTGCTGCGGCTGGACGGCGTCACCGTGCGCTTCGGCACCCGCACCGCGCTGGACGCGGTGGACCTGGAGGTCGCCGAGCACGAGATCGTGTGCGTGCTCGGCCCGAGCGGCAGCGGCAAGTCGACGCTGCTGCGGGTCGTCGCGGGGCTGCAGCCCGCCGACGCGGGCCGGGTCCTGCTGGCCGGGGCCGACCAGGCGGGGGTGCCGGTGCACCGGCGCGGGGTCGGGCTGATGTTCCAGGACCACCAGCTGTTCCCGCAGGCCGACGTGGCGGGGAACATCGCGTTCGGGTTGCGGATGCGCCGGGTGCCGCGCGCCGAGCGGGAGGCGCGGGTCGCCGAGCTGCTGGACCTGGTGGGCCTGCCGGGCGCGGGGCGCCGCCCGGTCGCCGCGCTGTCCGGCGGCGAGCAGCAGCGCGTGGCGCTGGCCCGCGCGCTCGCCCCGGGCCCGCGGCTGCTGATGCTGGACGAGCCGCTCGGCCAGCTCGACCGGGGGCTGCGGGAGCGGCTGGTCACGGAGCTGCGCGGGCTGTTCGGGCGGCTCGGCACGACCGTGCTGGCCGTCACCCACGACCAGGCCGAGGCGTTCGCGCTGGCCGACCGGGTGGTCGTCATGCGAGAGGGGCGCGTCGCCCAGGCGGGCACGCCGCTGGAGGTGTGGCAGCGGCCCGCGTCCGAGTTCGTGGCGCGCTTCCTGGGCTTCGACAACGTGGTCGCCGCGACCGTGAGCGGTGACGCCGCCGACACCGTGTGGGGCAAGGTGCCCGTCCCGCCCGGCACCCCGCAGGGCGCCGCCCGGCTGCTGGTGCGGCCCGCGGGCGTACGGCTGGGGGACGCGGCGGAGGGGCTGCGGTGCACGGTCGAGGGGCGTACGTTCCGGGGCCACCACGTGGCGGTCCTGCTGCGGCCCGCCGACGCGGACGCGCCGGTGCTGGAGGCCGAGTGCGCCCTGCGGGACGCCCCGGAGCCGGGGGCGACGGTCGGGGCCGTGTTCAGTCCGGACGAGGTCGTCGTCCTGGGCTGACGGCGGGCCCCTCTCACCGGCGCCCGCCCGCTTCTCACCGGCGCCCGCCCGCTGACGGCGGATGGCCCACGCCGGCGCCCTCCCGCCCGACGGCCGGCCGCCGACCACCGGCGGCCCTCCCGTACGCCCACGGCCCGGCCGTACCGCCATCCGGGCGCCCACCGCGCCCGCCGGGGCGGCGGGGGCCGGGAGCGCGGTACGGATGGGGCGGGGGAACCGTGCGCACATCGGAGGCACCCGTGGCCCGCCATGTCCTGATCATCGCCAACGACCCGCCCTACGGCACCGAGCGCTCCTGGAACGCCGTCCGCCTGGCCGGCTCCCTCGCCCGGCGGCCGGACGCCGAGGTCCGCGTCTTCCTGCTCGGCGACGCCGTCGGCTGCGCGGTGCGGGGGCAGGAGGTGCCCGAGGGCCACTACCGCCTGGACCGGATGCTCGCGGCCGCCGCCCGGCACGGCGCCGTGACGGGCTGCTGCGGGACCTGCGTGGACGCCCGGGGGCTCACCGGGGCGCAGCTCGTCGAGGGAGCCCGTCGCTCCACCCTCGACGAGCTCACCGACTGGACCCTGTGGGCCGACCGGGTCATCACCTTCTGACCCGGCCGGCACCGGCCCAGCGCGCCTCAGCCCCGCAGCGGCAGGGCCGTCAGGGTGGCCGCCAGCCAGGTCAGCGGGGCGAAGGCCGCCAGCAGCGCCCCCGCGCGCAGCAGCGCGGCCGAGCGCAGCAGCCCCGCCGGGGCGCCGATCCGGAGCAGCGCGGACGTCGTACCGGCCCGCAGCTGCCGGGTCTCCACGGCGGCGACGAGCACGGCCGCCACCGAGCAGGCCAGGACGACCGTCGCGCCGAGCCCGGACAGCGGGCCGAACGGGCGCGCGTCGGTCGCGGCGTACAGGCTGCTCGCCGTGAGCCCCGCCGCCAGGACCGCGCAGAGCACGCCGAGCGGCCGGCCCAGGCGGCGGGCCTCGGCCATCAGCGTCCGCCCCGCCAGCAGCCGGGCCGCGCCCGGCCGGTACGCCTGGAGGAGCCGCCCGCACAGGTGGGTGAGGCCGGGTCCGGTCACGACCAGGCCCAGCGCGAGGAGCGCCCAGCCCGCCAGCACGGGGGCGGGGCTGCCGGGCACGCCCCCCGGCAGGGGCAGGGCGCCGCCGGTGTCCCGCGCCCCGTGCATCCCCAGCGCGAGGCCCGCCGCCATCAGGGCGACGCCCCACGGCAGCCCGGTCGGCGCGGGCGCCGGGGCGAACGGGCCGCGCGCCGCGGCGGTCGCGGGCGCCGTCCCGCCGGTGTCCGGCGCGGCCCCGGTCCCGGCGGCCCGCCCACCGCCGCCCGCACGGCGCCGCCCGGCGGGCCGCAGGGCCAGCGCGACGGCGGCCGACGCGGCGGCGGGCACGAGCGCCAGCAGCGTCAGCGCCGCCGGCAGGGGCAGCGGCCGCCCGGCGCCCAGCGGTTCGGCCGCGGCGCCGCCGAAGGGCAGCCCGGCCAGGTCGCCGCGCAGGTACAGGAAGACCAGGAGGGCCAGCGCCGAGCCGAGCGTGCAGGCGACGGCGGTGGACGCGGCGGCGAGGGCGGTGAGCCGGACGGGACCGAGCCCGAGGGCACAGAGGCCGGGCCGGGGCCGGGTGGCCGGGTCCGTACGGGCGACGGCGACGGCCAGGTGCGCACAGGCGGCGAGCGGCGGCGCGCACCAGGCGAGCCGCAGCGCGGAGGCGTACGGCCGGTCGGGGTGGGCCACGGCGTAGCCGAGGACGCACAGCAGCAGGAGGCCCGCCCCGGCCGCGGCGGCGGCCACGAGCAGCCGCCGTACCAGCAGGAAGGGGTGGGCGCCGCGGGTCAGACGGAGAGCGAGCACGTGTCCCGCCCCTCCGGCTCGGTGGCCGTCACGGAGGTGACGCGCCGTCCGTCGAGCAGGGCGACGGTGCGGTCGGCGAGGGCGGCGACCTCCGCGTCGTGGGTGGCGAGGACGACGGTGAGGCGGTGGGAGCGGGCCGCGCTGGT is a window encoding:
- a CDS encoding ABC transporter ATP-binding protein, with product MLLRLDGVTVRFGTRTALDAVDLEVAEHEIVCVLGPSGSGKSTLLRVVAGLQPADAGRVLLAGADQAGVPVHRRGVGLMFQDHQLFPQADVAGNIAFGLRMRRVPRAEREARVAELLDLVGLPGAGRRPVAALSGGEQQRVALARALAPGPRLLMLDEPLGQLDRGLRERLVTELRGLFGRLGTTVLAVTHDQAEAFALADRVVVMREGRVAQAGTPLEVWQRPASEFVARFLGFDNVVAATVSGDAADTVWGKVPVPPGTPQGAARLLVRPAGVRLGDAAEGLRCTVEGRTFRGHHVAVLLRPADADAPVLEAECALRDAPEPGATVGAVFSPDEVVVLG
- the pyrH gene encoding UMP kinase; amino-acid sequence: MNQGAAQSDDNTGKNSGRFLLKLSGEAFSGGGGLGVDPDVVHAIAREIAAVVRDGAQIAVVIGGGNFFRGAELQQRGMDRARSDYMGMLGTVMNCLALQDFLEKEGIQSRVQTAITMGQVAEPYIPLRAVRHLEKGRVVIFGAGMGMPYFSTDTTAAQRALEIDAEALLMGKNGVDGVYDSDPKTNPDAVRFDALEYGEVIARDLKVADATAITLCRDNKLPILVFELLTAGNIARAVKGEKIGTLVSDEGTRH
- a CDS encoding DsrE/DsrF/TusD sulfur relay family protein, translated to MARHVLIIANDPPYGTERSWNAVRLAGSLARRPDAEVRVFLLGDAVGCAVRGQEVPEGHYRLDRMLAAAARHGAVTGCCGTCVDARGLTGAQLVEGARRSTLDELTDWTLWADRVITF
- the tsf gene encoding translation elongation factor Ts, whose amino-acid sequence is MANYTAADVKKLRELTGAGMMDCKKALDESDGNVDKAVEALRIKGQKGVAKREGRSAENGAVVSLIADDNTSGVIVELKCETDFVAKGEKFQSVANQLAQHVADTAPADIEALLASEIEPGKTVQAFVDEANANLGEKIVLDRFAQFSGGYVAAYMHRTMPDLPPQIGVLVELDKENAEIAKGVAQHIAAFAPKYLAKDDVPAEVVEAERRVAEETTRAEGKPEAALPKIVEGRLNGFFKDATLLGQPYALDNKKSVQQILDEAGVTLKRFSRIKVGI
- the frr gene encoding ribosome recycling factor, whose product is MIEETLLEAEEKMEKAVLVAKEDFAAIRTGRAHPAMFNKIVADYYGALTPINQLASFSVPEPRMAVVTPFDKSALRNIEQAIRDSDLGVNPSNDGNIIRVVFPELTEERRREYIKVAKGKGEDAKISIRSVRRKAKETIDKFVKDGEVGEDEGRRAEKELDDTTAKYVAQVDELLKHKEAELLEV
- the rlmN gene encoding 23S rRNA (adenine(2503)-C(2))-methyltransferase RlmN; this encodes MARPVPGELTFVAPRGAKKPPRHLADLTPAERREAVAALGEKPFRAKQLSQHYFARYAHDPGAWTDIPAASREKLAGELLPELMTVVRHISCDGDTTRKTLWRLHDGTLVESVLMRYPDRVTMCISSQAGCGMNCPFCATGQAGLDRNLSTAEIVHQIVDGMRALRDGEVPGGPARLSNIVFMGMGEPLANYNRVVGAIRRLTDPEPDGLGLSQRGITVSTVGLVPAMLRFADEGFKCRLAVSLHAPDDELRDTLVPVNTRWKVREVLDAAWEYAEKSGRRVSIEYALIRDINDQAWRGDLLGRLLKGKRVHVNLIPLNPTPGSKWTASRPEDEKAFVEAIAAHGVPVTVRDTRGQEIDGACGQLAAAER
- a CDS encoding thiamine ABC transporter substrate-binding protein, which translates into the protein MGTTKKITAGAVAAALGAVTLTACGGEGGGSGEKPGGAGSKTVTLVSHDSFAASDAVLKEFTARTGYTVKVLKSGDAVEAVNKAVLTKGAPQGDVFFGVDNTTLSRALGNDVFEPYEAKGLDRVDPAVRLDGDGHRVTPVDYGDICVNYDKRYFADRKLAPPATFDDLAKPAYKDLLVVENPERSTPGLGFLLGTAAAYGDTGWQDYWKKLKANGVKVVDSWEIAYNQEFSGSAGGRKAGADRPLVVSYASSPPVEVLYGDPKPAEAPTGVSTGTCFRQIEFAGLLKGAANREGGKALIDFMIGKTFQEDVPLTMFVHPVAKDAALPELFTKHGVVIDKPLTLAPDKIAQNRDPWVQAWSSLVLK
- a CDS encoding ABC transporter permease, whose amino-acid sequence is MRGALAALPAAFFALFFAYPVATIVGRGLKGDEGWRLGRLGEVLTRPDILDVLWFTTWQALASTALTLLVALPGAYVLARFDFPGRRVLRAVVTVPFVLPTVVVGTAFLALLGRGGLLDEAWGVRLDTTVWAILLAHVFFNYAVVVRTVGGLWAQLDPRQEEAARVLGASRLAAWRRVTLPALGPAVAAAALMVFLFTYTSFGVVVILGGPAYRTLEAEVYRQTAQLLDLPTAAVLTLVQFAAVGCVLALHAWTVRRRESALRLVDPAGTARRPRGAGQWALLGGVLASVALLLMLPLGVLVARSLDASGGLGYYRALRSVEASGGTFTVPPLQAVWNSLQFACAATAVAVVVGGLAAAALTRRAGRLVRGLDALLMLPLGVSAVTVGFGFLIALDEPPLDLRSSWFLVPLAQALVGVPFVVRTMLPVLRAVDARLREAAAVLGASPLRAWREVDLPMVRRALLVAAGFAFAVSLGEFGATVFIARADHPTLPVAVARLLGRPGELNYGQAMALSTILMVVCAVALLLLERVRVDGKGEF
- a CDS encoding phosphatidate cytidylyltransferase is translated as MNDASRGAPPPGGHGGPPDQGYAPAAPAGPVLDEHAARQTRPMPIVPGAPAGGGQDDHDRGAARLSGPLFRDERPQEPMPSEPPEPAEPQGRSRHRQPLPHEARPHEARHHGAQPHGAPQGAASHGDPQGETPHREARHDAPRQPRQPRQKKQAGRDLRAAIGVGVGLGAVIVASLFVQKAVFVGVVVVAVVVGLWELTSRLRERKEVRAPLVPLAAGGAAMVVAGYVRGAEGAWVVMALTALAVLVWRMAQPPEGYLKDVTAGVFAAFYVPFLATFVTMMLAADDGPQRVLTFLVLTIVSDTGAYAVGWRFGRHKLAPRISPGKTREGLFGAVGFAMAAGALCVEFLIDGGTWWQGLVLGLAVAVSATLGDLGESMIKRDLGIKDMGTLLPGHGGIMDRLDSLLPTAPVVWLLLVAFVGGG